One genomic region from Sorangium aterium encodes:
- a CDS encoding pentapeptide repeat-containing protein, whose protein sequence is MKSVEELLDRIRAGAPLQGARLDGLDLRGLDLTNLDLARARFLRASLRGARLAGSTLSGAHFVECDLRDADLAGCALDGALVLGSNLEGARLAGATLVRAKLSYQRLARADLSGATIVEVEAVGSDWSGARLAGATIEGSRLDLANLEGADLTEARVARASFTRANLRRARLSRARVEAGAFVGADLTGADLDGAELDRAVFVKADLRGARFPKRMHGVVLDEAKLGRPELAGKDLAGTDLTGADLSGLDLSGADLSLCSLRGADLRGASLRGARLERSILSDCDLTGADLRGVSLLGCDLSRSLLRGVDLSGRDLESVILIEADLEGADLTAARLVRCILDRARLSRANLTRAVLQQALLRGAALEGAVLGKTIFDRVDFTGVDLRAVSFAGLTVHRCAFMEANLERMSLRDCDFMGSDFSKANLRGADFEGSILTQARLREAALDGASLPNVVAKAAYFGGASLRGAKLSRAMLRYATFTRADLDGANLAAADLRESMLDHAEARGALFLSARLERANLSHARVEEADFSEADLGGANLHALHDKGARFSGARLLGARRTDVDRLEAEAYTPPRPPR, encoded by the coding sequence GTGAAGAGCGTCGAGGAGCTCCTCGACCGCATCCGCGCCGGCGCGCCGCTCCAGGGCGCCCGCCTCGATGGCCTCGACCTCCGAGGCCTGGATCTCACGAACCTCGATCTCGCTCGCGCCCGGTTCCTACGCGCCAGCCTGCGCGGCGCGCGGCTCGCGGGCAGCACCCTCTCGGGCGCCCACTTCGTCGAGTGCGACCTCCGCGACGCGGACCTCGCGGGCTGCGCGCTGGACGGCGCGCTCGTGCTCGGCTCGAACCTCGAGGGCGCGCGCCTCGCCGGCGCGACGCTCGTCCGCGCGAAGCTCTCGTACCAGCGCCTCGCCCGCGCCGATCTCTCTGGCGCGACGATCGTCGAGGTCGAGGCGGTGGGCTCGGACTGGTCCGGCGCCCGGCTCGCCGGCGCGACAATCGAGGGCTCGCGCCTCGACCTCGCGAACCTCGAGGGCGCGGATCTCACGGAGGCCCGCGTCGCGCGCGCCTCGTTCACCCGCGCGAACCTCCGCCGCGCGCGCCTCTCCCGCGCTCGCGTCGAGGCCGGCGCCTTCGTGGGGGCCGATCTCACCGGCGCAGACCTCGACGGCGCGGAGCTCGATCGCGCGGTCTTCGTCAAGGCGGACCTGCGCGGCGCCCGCTTCCCGAAGCGCATGCACGGCGTGGTCCTCGACGAGGCAAAGCTCGGCCGACCCGAGCTCGCGGGCAAGGACCTCGCCGGGACCGACCTCACGGGCGCGGATCTCTCCGGCCTCGACCTCTCTGGCGCGGATCTCTCCCTCTGCTCGCTGCGCGGCGCCGACCTGCGCGGCGCGAGCCTCCGCGGCGCCCGCCTCGAGCGCTCGATCCTCTCGGACTGCGATCTCACGGGCGCGGACCTCCGGGGCGTGAGCCTCCTCGGCTGCGACCTCTCGCGCTCGCTCCTCCGCGGCGTGGACCTCTCGGGCCGCGATCTCGAGTCGGTGATCCTCATCGAGGCCGATCTCGAGGGGGCCGATCTCACGGCCGCGCGCCTCGTCCGCTGCATCCTCGACCGCGCGCGGCTCTCGCGCGCGAACCTGACGCGCGCGGTGCTCCAGCAGGCGCTCCTCCGCGGGGCCGCGCTGGAGGGCGCCGTGCTCGGCAAGACGATCTTCGATCGGGTCGACTTCACCGGCGTGGATCTTCGCGCCGTCTCCTTCGCCGGCCTCACGGTGCACCGCTGCGCCTTCATGGAGGCGAACCTCGAGCGGATGAGCCTCCGCGACTGCGATTTCATGGGCAGCGACTTCTCGAAGGCGAACCTGCGCGGCGCCGATTTCGAGGGATCCATCCTGACGCAAGCCAGGCTCCGCGAGGCCGCGCTGGACGGCGCGAGCCTGCCGAACGTCGTGGCGAAGGCCGCCTATTTCGGCGGCGCCTCGCTGCGCGGGGCGAAGCTCTCGCGGGCGATGCTCCGGTACGCCACGTTCACCCGGGCGGACCTCGACGGCGCGAACCTCGCCGCCGCGGATCTGCGCGAGTCCATGCTCGATCATGCCGAGGCCCGCGGCGCGCTCTTCCTCTCGGCGCGCCTCGAGCGCGCCAATCTTTCGCACGCGC
- a CDS encoding DUF2169 family type VI secretion system accessory protein, producing the protein MQTKNLTPFPFGAKVCSRRPPQPEVVLVVRGRFSLRLGEPLAPLEGQLAQGALTAETFEGGDGERDGERTYPGDFADWKPAADLLLRGACHPPPGEPQREHPVGFAVGSWSKSLLVPAPREGRQVPAPFGPIHPDSPEHRRMLGKEYGPSYRKTRAPWYAEDFDWAYFQAAPADQRLAGHLRGDEEVTLLNLHPAAQTASFRLPGLRIRAVVEDAEGRVQDARMSLDTLFVEPDAGLVTLTWRGHAEVAEDDLADVRAVVIAAEPLSDAPLPLDKYREQLAQLARDPRGLEDLPPEVRDAYDLVRDGAPRPPRAADEADPVSKLLAERLGGLHAPEQDRVRQLVAKLRALRTPEGVDLERTIAQALARLPAQRQAAYLPATPAGTPRVPMGGALDALVARVEKLRRDAAARGTELEGVERLDALLRDARLREIVPGYRLPGEAAAPPPEPGPGADLSGRDLSGQDLSGRDLSGAKLSGALLSGANLSGTNLSNADLSRAVLFEATLEGAALSGADLSQANLTGARAAGADLRGATLDQAIFTRADLTRARLARARGRGALLDAADLREIDGEELHLDGAVLQGAKLDRASLRGASLVGCMCAGSSATDADLTGASLTRTSFADADLERATLVEARGEGAALLRAKLDGADLRYASLPRAHLSWASARGARFACAVLRGSRFYRASLERADLAQADLFGADLCKARLDGASFAGASLYGARLEGASAAGCDFKGANLRRSSLEGA; encoded by the coding sequence ATGCAGACCAAAAACCTCACGCCCTTCCCCTTCGGCGCCAAGGTCTGCTCGCGGAGGCCGCCGCAACCCGAGGTGGTCCTCGTCGTCCGCGGCCGGTTCTCGCTCCGCCTCGGCGAGCCGCTCGCGCCGCTGGAAGGGCAGCTCGCGCAGGGGGCGCTGACCGCCGAGACCTTCGAGGGAGGCGACGGCGAGCGCGACGGCGAGCGCACGTACCCCGGCGATTTTGCCGACTGGAAGCCGGCCGCGGATCTCCTTCTCCGCGGCGCCTGCCACCCGCCTCCCGGCGAGCCGCAGCGCGAGCACCCCGTGGGCTTCGCGGTCGGGAGCTGGTCGAAATCGCTGCTCGTCCCGGCGCCGCGCGAGGGCCGCCAGGTGCCCGCGCCCTTCGGGCCGATCCACCCGGACTCGCCCGAGCACCGCCGGATGCTCGGCAAAGAATACGGCCCCTCGTACCGGAAGACCCGCGCCCCGTGGTACGCCGAGGACTTCGACTGGGCCTATTTCCAGGCCGCCCCGGCGGATCAGCGCCTCGCCGGCCACCTGCGCGGCGACGAGGAGGTCACGCTCTTGAACCTCCACCCCGCCGCGCAGACCGCCTCCTTCCGCCTGCCAGGCCTCCGGATCCGCGCGGTCGTCGAGGACGCCGAGGGCCGCGTGCAGGACGCCCGCATGAGCCTCGACACGCTCTTCGTCGAGCCGGACGCGGGCCTCGTGACCCTGACCTGGCGCGGCCACGCCGAGGTGGCCGAGGACGATCTCGCCGACGTGCGCGCCGTCGTCATCGCCGCCGAGCCGCTCTCGGATGCGCCGCTGCCGCTCGACAAGTACCGGGAGCAGCTCGCCCAGCTCGCCCGCGATCCGCGCGGCCTCGAGGATCTCCCGCCGGAGGTGCGCGACGCCTACGACCTCGTCCGCGACGGCGCGCCGCGGCCGCCGCGCGCCGCGGACGAGGCGGATCCGGTATCGAAGCTCCTCGCCGAGCGGCTCGGCGGTCTCCACGCGCCGGAGCAGGACCGCGTGAGGCAGCTCGTCGCGAAGCTCCGGGCCCTGCGCACCCCCGAGGGCGTCGACCTCGAGCGCACCATCGCGCAGGCGCTCGCGCGGCTGCCGGCGCAGCGGCAGGCCGCGTACCTCCCGGCCACGCCCGCCGGCACGCCGCGCGTCCCCATGGGCGGCGCGCTCGACGCGCTCGTCGCGCGCGTCGAGAAGCTCCGCCGGGACGCGGCCGCGCGCGGGACGGAGCTCGAGGGCGTCGAGCGCCTCGACGCGCTGCTCCGCGACGCCCGCCTCCGCGAGATCGTCCCCGGCTACCGGCTCCCGGGCGAGGCCGCGGCGCCGCCGCCCGAGCCAGGCCCCGGCGCCGACCTCTCGGGGCGCGATCTCTCCGGGCAGGACCTCTCGGGCCGCGACCTCTCCGGGGCGAAGCTCTCCGGCGCGCTCCTCTCGGGGGCGAACCTCTCGGGGACGAACCTCTCGAACGCGGATCTCTCGCGGGCCGTGCTGTTCGAGGCGACCCTCGAGGGCGCCGCGCTCTCGGGCGCCGACCTCTCCCAGGCGAACCTCACCGGCGCGCGCGCCGCGGGCGCCGATCTGCGCGGCGCGACGCTCGACCAGGCCATCTTCACCCGCGCCGATCTCACCCGCGCCCGCCTGGCGAGGGCGCGGGGGCGCGGCGCGCTGCTCGACGCGGCCGATCTCCGCGAGATCGACGGGGAGGAGCTCCACCTCGACGGCGCCGTGCTCCAGGGGGCGAAGCTCGATCGGGCCTCCTTGCGGGGCGCGTCGCTCGTCGGGTGCATGTGCGCCGGGTCCTCCGCGACGGACGCGGATCTCACGGGCGCGTCCCTGACGCGCACGAGCTTCGCCGACGCCGATCTCGAGCGCGCGACGCTCGTGGAAGCGCGCGGCGAGGGCGCGGCGCTGCTCCGGGCGAAGCTCGACGGCGCCGACCTCCGGTATGCGTCCCTCCCGCGGGCGCACCTCTCGTGGGCCTCGGCCCGGGGCGCGCGCTTCGCGTGCGCGGTCCTGCGCGGGAGCCGCTTCTACCGCGCCTCCCTGGAGCGCGCCGACCTCGCGCAGGCCGATCTCTTCGGCGCCGACCTCTGCAAGGCGCGCCTCGACGGCGCCTCCTTCGCCGGGGCCAGCCTGTACGGCGCCCGCCTCGAGGGCGCGAGCGCCGCCGGCTGCGATTTCAAGGGGGCGAACCTGCGGCGCTCCAGCCTGGAGGGCGCGTGA
- the tssI gene encoding type VI secretion system tip protein TssI/VgrG — MNREPTEPLTCSEPSPPAAAPPCGEPTAATAHRAPSAVTMAAGSPAARIREAPDAGPPCSEPIARAACAESPEEAAGPVEDAPPAPSPDDRELLEAQARASAGGPREGPPSPLRATAGGPREAPPLRPGTSAGGPPLRPGTSAGGVRELPPSQRGPGAPDHLPFRELGAAGSALRPPRTAPMEALQEAKAALRDRARQAPILRLDSDDFSCDLVRVRGVHGKEAIGQLFSYDIDVVCSDGAELSIDQVLGATAALVFEVQGADERTVHGMIAEVEDRHETETALRSYRLRLAPRAFRATLVELQQVFLDISVPKLIQHKLAMVGLGPEDVVMRLYRDHPEREMIVQYKETDLAFISRLAEHLGISFFFEHESGRDVMVFTDEPTGFQPLPGGDAVVFRPRGERRDMFELREQARAFPATYVMQEYNYRTPRLDMTATHESPAGLGGGVVEYGAHHKTPEEGQQLAQIRAEERASSSRYFECQSDELRLIPGAVFALEGHPRLDGERFLAVEVEHRAVQPVAIEGGAGGEQEYVNRARLVRAGQAYRPPRTAPRPKIHGVVTALVEPLPDGEIGEVSPIDEQGRYRVRFHFDAGDPASRAFPSRLVRMIQPHAGPNYGIHFPLKPGIEVLMVFVDGDPDRPMIVGAAPNPITPSPVTREVNLMHRIETSTGILIEMRDCPPRG, encoded by the coding sequence ATGAACCGAGAGCCGACGGAACCCCTGACGTGCAGCGAGCCGTCCCCACCCGCCGCCGCACCGCCGTGCGGTGAGCCCACGGCCGCGACGGCGCACCGCGCGCCCAGCGCCGTGACGATGGCCGCGGGGTCCCCCGCCGCGCGCATCCGCGAGGCCCCCGACGCAGGGCCCCCGTGCAGCGAGCCCATCGCACGCGCGGCGTGCGCCGAGAGCCCGGAGGAGGCGGCCGGGCCGGTGGAGGATGCCCCGCCAGCGCCGTCTCCGGACGATCGAGAGCTCCTCGAGGCGCAGGCGCGGGCGAGCGCCGGAGGGCCTCGCGAGGGGCCGCCATCGCCGCTGCGGGCGACCGCCGGAGGGCCGCGGGAAGCGCCGCCGTTGCGCCCGGGGACGAGCGCCGGAGGGCCGCCGTTGCGCCCAGGGACGAGCGCCGGAGGGGTGCGGGAGCTCCCGCCGTCCCAGAGGGGCCCAGGGGCGCCCGATCACCTGCCGTTCCGCGAGCTCGGCGCGGCGGGATCGGCGCTGCGCCCGCCGCGCACAGCGCCGATGGAAGCGCTTCAAGAGGCGAAGGCGGCGCTCCGGGACCGGGCACGGCAGGCGCCGATCCTGCGGCTCGACTCCGACGATTTCTCCTGCGACCTCGTCCGGGTGCGCGGCGTGCACGGCAAAGAGGCCATCGGCCAGCTCTTCTCGTACGACATCGACGTCGTGTGCAGCGACGGCGCCGAGCTCTCGATCGACCAGGTGCTGGGGGCGACGGCGGCGCTCGTGTTCGAGGTCCAGGGCGCGGACGAGCGGACCGTGCACGGCATGATCGCCGAGGTCGAGGACCGGCACGAGACGGAGACCGCTCTCCGCTCCTACCGGCTCCGGCTCGCGCCACGGGCGTTCCGCGCGACGCTCGTGGAGCTCCAGCAGGTCTTCCTCGACATCAGCGTGCCAAAGCTCATCCAGCACAAGCTCGCGATGGTGGGGCTCGGGCCCGAGGACGTGGTGATGCGCCTCTACCGCGATCACCCCGAGCGGGAGATGATCGTCCAGTACAAGGAGACGGATCTGGCCTTCATCTCGCGGCTCGCCGAGCACCTCGGGATCTCGTTCTTCTTCGAGCACGAGTCGGGCCGCGACGTGATGGTGTTCACCGACGAGCCGACGGGCTTCCAGCCGCTGCCGGGGGGCGACGCGGTGGTGTTCCGGCCGCGGGGCGAGCGGCGCGACATGTTCGAGCTCAGGGAGCAGGCCAGGGCCTTCCCCGCGACGTACGTCATGCAGGAGTACAATTACCGGACGCCAAGGCTCGACATGACGGCAACGCACGAGTCACCGGCGGGCCTCGGGGGCGGCGTCGTCGAGTACGGCGCCCACCACAAGACGCCGGAGGAGGGCCAGCAGCTGGCGCAGATCCGCGCGGAGGAGCGGGCCTCGTCGAGCCGCTATTTCGAGTGCCAGAGCGACGAGCTCCGGCTGATCCCCGGGGCCGTCTTCGCGCTCGAGGGCCACCCGCGGCTCGACGGCGAGCGGTTCCTGGCCGTCGAGGTCGAGCACCGCGCTGTGCAGCCGGTGGCCATCGAGGGCGGGGCCGGCGGCGAGCAGGAGTACGTCAACCGCGCGCGCCTGGTGCGGGCCGGGCAGGCCTACCGCCCGCCGCGGACGGCACCGCGGCCGAAGATCCACGGGGTGGTGACGGCGCTGGTGGAGCCGCTCCCGGACGGCGAGATCGGGGAGGTCTCGCCGATCGACGAGCAGGGGCGCTACCGGGTGCGCTTCCACTTCGACGCGGGGGATCCCGCCTCGCGCGCGTTCCCCTCGCGGCTCGTGCGGATGATCCAGCCGCACGCCGGGCCCAACTACGGCATCCATTTCCCGCTCAAGCCCGGCATCGAGGTGCTGATGGTCTTCGTCGACGGCGACCCCGACCGGCCGATGATCGTGGGCGCCGCGCCCAACCCGATCACGCCGTCGCCGGTCACCCGGGAGGTGAACCTGATGCACCGGATCGAGACGTCGACCGGCATCCTCATCGAGATGCGGGACTGCCCGCCGCGCGGGTGA
- a CDS encoding GbsR/MarR family transcriptional regulator — protein MTARRPTSPTAHPPQPPATGEGGDGSASDERVAAARQALLEGVGAEIAASFPGITRLGGQVVAALYLADEPRSMDELSQELGRSKSNIFANLRGLEAAGIIERRRESGARHDSFALRGKYPDVIVGAYLGRLRRVVQDKRALARRALSLLGDAQGAEADAMRSRLDDLSRKYDLFADLMEQLLPSIDGPVDLERLIAQVPEAMVRSLNAAARVAWAAGDAISRLSGRAGRKR, from the coding sequence ATGACCGCCCGGAGGCCGACGTCGCCGACAGCGCACCCGCCGCAGCCGCCCGCAACGGGTGAGGGGGGCGACGGGAGCGCCTCGGACGAGCGGGTCGCGGCGGCGCGGCAGGCGCTGCTCGAGGGGGTCGGCGCCGAGATCGCCGCGTCGTTCCCCGGAATCACCCGGCTGGGTGGGCAGGTCGTGGCGGCGCTCTACCTGGCGGACGAGCCGCGCTCGATGGATGAGCTCAGCCAGGAGCTCGGCCGCTCCAAGAGCAACATCTTCGCGAACCTGCGCGGCCTCGAGGCGGCCGGGATCATCGAGCGCCGGCGGGAGTCGGGCGCGCGGCACGACTCGTTCGCGCTGCGCGGCAAGTACCCGGACGTGATCGTCGGCGCCTACCTGGGCCGCCTGCGCCGCGTGGTGCAGGACAAGCGCGCCCTCGCGCGGCGCGCGCTCTCGCTGCTCGGCGACGCGCAGGGCGCGGAGGCCGACGCGATGCGCTCGCGCCTCGACGACCTGTCGCGCAAGTACGACCTGTTCGCCGACCTGATGGAGCAACTCCTGCCGTCGATCGACGGCCCTGTCGATCTCGAGCGGTTGATCGCGCAGGTGCCCGAGGCGATGGTCCGCTCCCTGAACGCGGCGGCCCGCGTCGCCTGGGCGGCGGGCGACGCGATCAGCCGCCTGAGCGGCCGAGCCGGTCGCAAGCGGTAG
- a CDS encoding TlpA family protein disulfide reductase, which produces MKWTTIAQLAFILVAAVTVYGFVHAAQNDQRTTGCEAICALRPAYAGRNRLAPDFELPDMNGKPVRLSSFRGKTVFLNFWTKTCAPCLQEMPALAELGRIAQSRKDIVVLTVSTDEGPDDVRDALKVALNGDPPFPVLFDPESKVVMDQYGTQLYPETWIIDPNGIIRARFDGARDWSSSLAIEVGEVVSRWGSCPADIYKSKPRAGSVDVCTDDS; this is translated from the coding sequence GTGAAGTGGACGACCATCGCGCAGCTCGCCTTCATCCTCGTCGCTGCCGTCACGGTCTACGGTTTCGTGCACGCGGCGCAGAATGACCAGCGCACGACCGGCTGCGAGGCCATCTGCGCCCTGCGCCCTGCGTACGCCGGCCGGAACCGGCTCGCGCCGGACTTCGAGCTGCCGGACATGAACGGCAAGCCCGTCCGGCTGTCGTCGTTCCGGGGCAAGACGGTCTTCCTGAACTTCTGGACCAAGACCTGCGCCCCGTGCCTGCAGGAGATGCCGGCGCTCGCGGAGCTCGGCCGGATCGCCCAGTCGCGGAAGGACATCGTCGTCCTCACGGTCTCGACCGACGAGGGACCGGACGATGTGCGCGACGCGCTCAAGGTGGCCCTGAACGGAGACCCGCCGTTCCCGGTCCTGTTCGACCCGGAGTCCAAGGTCGTGATGGACCAGTACGGCACGCAGCTCTACCCGGAGACGTGGATCATCGACCCGAACGGGATCATCCGGGCCCGCTTCGACGGCGCGCGGGACTGGTCGAGCAGCCTGGCCATCGAGGTGGGCGAGGTGGTCTCGCGCTGGGGCAGCTGCCCGGCCGATATCTACAAGAGCAAGCCGCGCGCCGGGTCCGTCGACGTCTGCACCGACGACTCCTGA
- a CDS encoding glutaredoxin family protein, with translation MKTLTLFTRERCHLCEEAHAALERVRARLPFELAVVDLDREAGPEKRALYDWEVPVVELDGRKIMKYRVDERRLERLLSGPE, from the coding sequence ATGAAGACGCTGACCCTCTTCACGCGCGAGCGCTGCCACCTCTGCGAGGAGGCCCACGCCGCGCTCGAGCGCGTGCGCGCCCGGCTCCCGTTCGAGCTCGCCGTCGTCGACCTCGACCGGGAGGCCGGCCCGGAGAAGCGAGCGCTGTACGACTGGGAGGTCCCCGTTGTCGAGCTCGATGGGCGGAAGATCATGAAGTACCGCGTCGACGAGCGGCGGCTCGAGCGGCTGCTCTCCGGCCCGGAGTGA
- a CDS encoding B12-binding domain-containing radical SAM protein gives MSRSAMTTTIRRRLAGEIGRIDKQAPFRVALSYPSPYRAGMSSLGFLQIYKSIQAEPGMACERAFLPDDEGQGTDGPPITYEGLRPISDFPVIALSVAYELELAGVVRLLELAGIPALREERSFRDPFVLAGGPLTFSNPLPLAVFADAIIMGEADTLAVDVLRLLRDASSREAALDALAALPHVFVPARHGAEMPPVAQCDNALLPAWSPIRAEETELSNMFLIEAERGCSRGCTYCVMRRSTNGGMRIVPKERLLELIPEDARRVGLVGAAVSDHPKIVEVVRTLAERGCEVGLSSLRPDRLTDEFVGALRLAGYKTLTTAMDGTSERVRETLERRARPRHLQRAAELARQHGMNRLKLYLMVGVPGETDADIDECVAFVTELSRIVPVALGIAPFCPKRNTPLHGARFAGIDVVNKRLDRLRRGLRGRADVRATSARWAWVEAVLAAGGEAEGRAVQQAVHAGGSFRDYERAFEKIKRPEPPRRQSLPLLAAG, from the coding sequence ATGTCTCGTAGCGCGATGACGACCACGATCCGCCGCCGCCTGGCGGGCGAGATCGGTCGTATCGACAAGCAGGCGCCCTTCCGCGTCGCGCTGTCTTACCCCTCGCCGTACCGGGCCGGAATGAGCTCGCTCGGCTTCCTCCAGATCTACAAGTCCATCCAGGCCGAGCCCGGGATGGCGTGCGAGCGGGCCTTCCTGCCCGATGACGAGGGCCAGGGCACGGACGGCCCCCCGATCACGTACGAGGGGCTCCGCCCCATCTCCGATTTCCCGGTCATCGCGCTCTCGGTGGCCTACGAGCTCGAGCTCGCCGGGGTCGTCCGCCTGCTCGAGCTGGCGGGGATACCGGCGCTCCGGGAGGAGCGCTCCTTCCGCGATCCGTTCGTCCTCGCGGGCGGTCCGCTCACGTTCTCGAACCCGCTGCCGCTCGCGGTGTTCGCCGACGCGATCATCATGGGCGAGGCCGACACCCTGGCCGTGGACGTGCTCCGCCTGCTGCGGGACGCCTCGTCGCGCGAGGCGGCGCTCGACGCGCTGGCGGCCCTCCCCCACGTCTTCGTCCCCGCGCGCCACGGCGCGGAGATGCCCCCGGTCGCGCAGTGCGACAACGCGCTCCTGCCCGCCTGGTCGCCGATCCGCGCCGAGGAGACCGAGCTCTCGAACATGTTTCTCATCGAGGCGGAGCGGGGCTGCTCGCGCGGGTGCACCTACTGCGTGATGCGCCGCTCGACCAACGGCGGCATGCGCATCGTCCCGAAGGAGCGCCTCCTCGAGCTCATCCCCGAGGACGCGAGGCGCGTCGGCCTCGTCGGCGCCGCGGTCAGCGATCACCCGAAGATCGTCGAGGTGGTCCGGACGCTCGCCGAGCGGGGCTGCGAGGTCGGGCTGAGCAGCCTCCGGCCGGACCGGCTGACCGACGAGTTCGTCGGCGCGCTGCGGCTCGCGGGCTACAAGACGCTGACGACGGCGATGGACGGCACGAGCGAGCGGGTCCGCGAGACGCTCGAGCGGCGCGCCCGGCCCAGGCACCTCCAGCGGGCCGCGGAGCTCGCGCGGCAGCACGGGATGAATCGGCTCAAGCTGTACCTGATGGTCGGCGTCCCCGGCGAGACCGACGCCGACATCGACGAGTGCGTCGCGTTCGTCACGGAGCTGTCCCGGATCGTGCCGGTCGCGCTCGGGATCGCGCCGTTCTGCCCGAAGCGCAACACGCCGCTCCACGGCGCGCGCTTCGCCGGGATCGACGTCGTGAACAAGCGGCTCGACCGGCTCCGCCGCGGGCTGCGGGGCCGCGCGGACGTGCGGGCCACGAGCGCGCGCTGGGCGTGGGTCGAGGCGGTGCTCGCCGCCGGCGGCGAGGCCGAGGGGCGCGCCGTGCAGCAGGCCGTGCACGCGGGCGGCTCGTTCCGGGACTACGAGCGCGCGTTCGAGAAGATCAAGCGGCCGGAGCCGCCGCGCCGGCAGAGCCTGCCGCTGCTCGCGGCGGGGTGA